CGCCAGTTCTCTGTTTCACCGGCATAATTCGGAGTCGATCTCTCCCAGTATCCCTGTACTGTGATATATCGGTCATACCACCGGCTCTGTTCAGAACCGGTGAAAGATACGGGTGTGAAATTGTTCATCCAGTCGTCGACAGTGAGATATCCATTGATAGGCTGAAGCAGCCAACTATCCGGGTCATGAACCCATAACCCGTTGACCGAGTAGACATGTCCCCCATATTCAAAATAATTGACACCCTTCACCAGCATCCAGTGATTACCGTTTTCTGTTAAAGAAGCAGACGGAATACCACGGTTGACAATGTCAATCGCCTGCCCTATTATGGCAGCATCTGCATGATCCCATGAATGCTCGTCGACTACAAGGTTACTCACATAGTGTTGTACACAATTTGCCAGTCCCACTGGATCAGTGTACCACACAGACCCCTCAAGATTGTGACTTCGGATATACTGATATAACGTATCCTGACTGATCAAATCTCCGTGATAGTCAATCCACATCTGAGCCGATGCAGGACCACAATACCACTCTGTTTCCTGTCCATGGTAGGGAACTGCAAGGTTTACGGCAGTGTCCGCTGCCAGGACCGGATAGACCAGGAAACTTCCAGCAAGAAGAGCAAAACAGAGTATGCATGATTCTTTCTTCCATGATTGTTTCATGAACCATACCTCCCAAACACCCCGAACGATCGTTTGCAACGGCTGCCCCCGGCACACCCGATCATCTCCAGGGATCTGCAAAGGTCACTCGGCCCGCACGTTCAGGGGCAGACACGACCCGCGCAGATTTCGGATGCCATCCGGGCATCCTCACCGATGGTTCGGTCTTTGAATGCCATGAAATCGGGGAAAGTGTTCGATCCCGATCGAACGGATTCGAAAAATATATATTAGAACTATGAAATGTCCTGATCGATCCTACGGCGCTTTCGCCACCGGAGATATGCATACCCCACGAGGACGCTGCCGATCAGCGTCAGTGCGAGCCCGAGGATCAGCAGATCCCACGGCGGGGCCTCCTGTACCTGAGCGCCTCCGCCCCCCAACATGGGGATTCCGGGGGTTTCATCGGACAACAACACAACCAGAAACTTCGCCAGGGCAGCGATTCCCCCGACGAATGTCACCAGTGCGGTGGCGAGGAGTATCCTGATCCTGACGCCGTCGTGTGGATACAGGAGAGCATGCCCCTCCGGGGTGAGGGCGTAGTATACCCAGGCATGCCCGTCATCCTCGGCGGCGACAAAACCGGCGTCGACGAGAACACGGAGGTGATGGTGGACCGTGGACTTTGCCAGGTCAAGGTCGGCGGCCAGTTCGGCGATCGTCATCCTGCGTACATTCAGGTCTTTCAGCATCCTGAGCCTGGACTCAGATGCGAGAGCCGTGAATGCGTCCTTCGTCAGGACGACGTCAACCGGGTCCATCAAGCAATTGATGAGATCGGTGTAATATATCTATTCCGTTATCTTCCGGCAGTCTTCCTGCATATTTTTGCTGGACTGTTCTGGTGATGGTGCATTCTAAACCAATATGCGCGATTTATGACCGATTCATATACGCGTCGGAAAAAAGAGAGGGGCTCGATCCTCAGATCAACCGCACGATCCCCCGCCGCGGCTGCATCGCCTCGCCGAAGCGGACCATCTTGTCGAGGTTCTCCTGCACCTCGTCGCGGTCAAAACCCTGCTGGACCAGAATCTCGACGACCTCCTCGGTCTTTGCGGTGCCGTCATCGCCGCCGAGCGCCTTTATCGTCTCCCTGATGGTGCGAATGATGTCCCTCTTCTTCTTTGTGATCCCGGTCGTCCACTTGTCGATGTCCAGGGTGCCGGTCTCGGCATCGTAGGCGACCTGCCGCAGGCAGGCGTCCACGATCATGATCACACGCTCCGCGTCCTCGGGCTCGACCGTCCGCGAGAGCCGCATCCTGGCGCTCGCCTCGCCGAGGCGGATCAGCGCTTCGAGTTGCCGGGCCGTCACCGGCACCGGCTTGTTCTCGTCGGCGAGGTCGCGGAGCCGGAGATAATACGTGATGAGCATCTCCTTTGCGCCGTCGGTGATGAGGGGCGTCACATGTCTCTTCGCGTACGCGATATATTTCCGCAGGAGTTCGGGCGCGATCGGCGGCTCCACCACCGTGCTCTCGCTCGCCAGGAGGTCGATATGCGCCGGGGTGAGGGGGCCCTCCTGCTTCTGCATGATCAGTTCCCCGACCCGGTGGGCCGAGATGATGTGCCGGGCGATCGCCGTGTCCCGCGTATGATCGGGCTTGTCTGTCAGGACGAAGATGAGGTCGAAACGGGAGAGGAGGGAGGGCGGCATGTTGATCTGCTCGGCGATCGGGACGAAGGCGTCGAACCGCCCGAGTTTCGGGTTTGCCGCGCCGAGGAGGGCGCAGCGGGAGCGGAGGGTCGCCGTGATCCCGGCTTTTGCGACCGAAATACTCTGCTGCTCCATCGCCTCGTGGAGGGCCGACCGGTCCTCCTTCTGCATCTTGTCCATCTCGTCCACCGCGGCGAGCCCCATATCCGCGAGGACAAGGGCCCCGGCCTCCAGGGTCCAGCTCCCGTCGCCGAAGTCGTCCTTCACCGCGGTCGCCGTGAGACCTGCCGAGGTCGAGGACTTGCCCGAGGTGTACACGCCCCTGGGAGAGATCTGCACGACGTACCTGAGGATCTGGGACTTCGCGATTCCCGGATCTCCGACAAGGAGGACATGGATGTCGCCGCGGAGACGGGAGCCGTCAGGGAGGTCCTTCGCCACCCCGCCGAAGAGCTGGAGAGCGATCGCCTCCTTCACCTCGGTGTTCCCGTAGATCGAGGGTGCGATCGAGCCGGTGATCTTCCCGTACAGTCCCGTGTCCCGGGAGAGTTCGTGGATCTCGGCCTCGTCCTCATCGGAGATGTTCACCTCTTCAAATTCCCTCTCCGGCGCCTCGATCGAGGAGCACTCCAGGGAGATGTCGAAGAGGGTGGACTTTGTCCCGTAGTTCACCCTCTGCCTGGAGCGGGGGATGCCGTTGAGGACCACCCTGTCACCGGGTGCGATCGCCCCGGTGAGGTCGTCGGTCACCTCGACGTCGAGAGTCTGGGGCCGGGCGCCGCCCCTCAGGCCCTCGGGCGACTCCTGGATCCGCACCTTTTGCGAGTCCACGTACCGGGACTTTGCCTGGAGGAGTTTCAGTTTGCGCCGGTTGCACTCCGGGTTCGGACACTCCTCGGGCTCCTCGAAGTTCCCGTAGCCCTGCCGCACCGTCGTCGTTGAGCCGCAGCCCGGACACTGAAAGACAGCCTCGACGATCCTCGGCCGCACCTCGGTCGTCTTCCTGATGATCCCCTTCAGCGAGACAAAGCGATTGATGTGGTAGGCCCTGATGTCCCTGATGCCGGTGACACGCTCGATATGGTGGAAGCGGACATTGACCTTCCCGGCCTTCTCCTCGCCTATGGCGGTGAGCTGGCGGAGGGCGTCCCTGATGTCGCCTGTCGCTTTGCCGGGGCGTTCGATCACCTCGTCCGCGAGGCGCAGGCCGGACCTGCCCGAGGCCTGCAGGGTCCGGTAGTCGATG
This window of the Methanofollis ethanolicus genome carries:
- a CDS encoding C39 family peptidase codes for the protein MKQSWKKESCILCFALLAGSFLVYPVLAADTAVNLAVPYHGQETEWYCGPASAQMWIDYHGDLISQDTLYQYIRSHNLEGSVWYTDPVGLANCVQHYVSNLVVDEHSWDHADAAIIGQAIDIVNRGIPSASLTENGNHWMLVKGVNYFEYGGHVYSVNGLWVHDPDSWLLQPINGYLTVDDWMNNFTPVSFTGSEQSRWYDRYITVQGYWERSTPNYAGETENWRLMDDSEDDIPLTEDTDISGFAWDQMKRWGCFQEELEGCKAGEMIYVHSLNGWRDYYLIPFEKDGTTRVIASVFIKNNGTIADFGGCVGLPSDYSGSFRFLPTREEALKALDEKEYQGVIPEHPRVVWKPCVQSWSECHPFWEFETTTGKTVYVGYNRTGIQVYDELTQPTRGGGS
- a CDS encoding minichromosome maintenance protein MCM; the encoded protein is MEDGVTDVVGEWVNFLSRYCRRELAEIEREFPFKRSLYIDYRTLQASGRSGLRLADEVIERPGKATGDIRDALRQLTAIGEEKAGKVNVRFHHIERVTGIRDIRAYHINRFVSLKGIIRKTTEVRPRIVEAVFQCPGCGSTTTVRQGYGNFEEPEECPNPECNRRKLKLLQAKSRYVDSQKVRIQESPEGLRGGARPQTLDVEVTDDLTGAIAPGDRVVLNGIPRSRQRVNYGTKSTLFDISLECSSIEAPEREFEEVNISDEDEAEIHELSRDTGLYGKITGSIAPSIYGNTEVKEAIALQLFGGVAKDLPDGSRLRGDIHVLLVGDPGIAKSQILRYVVQISPRGVYTSGKSSTSAGLTATAVKDDFGDGSWTLEAGALVLADMGLAAVDEMDKMQKEDRSALHEAMEQQSISVAKAGITATLRSRCALLGAANPKLGRFDAFVPIAEQINMPPSLLSRFDLIFVLTDKPDHTRDTAIARHIISAHRVGELIMQKQEGPLTPAHIDLLASESTVVEPPIAPELLRKYIAYAKRHVTPLITDGAKEMLITYYLRLRDLADENKPVPVTARQLEALIRLGEASARMRLSRTVEPEDAERVIMIVDACLRQVAYDAETGTLDIDKWTTGITKKKRDIIRTIRETIKALGGDDGTAKTEEVVEILVQQGFDRDEVQENLDKMVRFGEAMQPRRGIVRLI
- a CDS encoding winged helix-turn-helix domain-containing protein; the encoded protein is MDPVDVVLTKDAFTALASESRLRMLKDLNVRRMTIAELAADLDLAKSTVHHHLRVLVDAGFVAAEDDGHAWVYYALTPEGHALLYPHDGVRIRILLATALVTFVGGIAALAKFLVVLLSDETPGIPMLGGGGAQVQEAPPWDLLILGLALTLIGSVLVGYAYLRWRKRRRIDQDIS